ACTATCTCTATTTCAGCAAAGACATCACCTATAAGTGATTCTAATCTCTCTTTTTCAGCTTCCTCAGTTTgagattttaactgtattctcaAACTACTTAAGTCTTCTTGAAGAGACTCAATTTTTTCACTTAATTTGGCACTTGGTGATTTTTCCTCACTAACAGACATTTCACAGGTTTTTTGAAAAGGCACTGCATACCTCAATTTGCATGTGCAGATATAACCCTTTAGAACTATGTAGTTATCAGTACAATCAACTGCTATTTCTATTTACCCAATCTCGTTAAACTCAGTATTTAAACTCTCAGATAAaccattaacaaaaaaaaaacattaggcTATTAAAACCTTCATAACAATTACACTGATAAATCAGGAACCGCAATTAGTCtataaagaaatgaaattaCTCTCTCAATAATTAACCTAGTGTTTTTAACAAGTTTCTTGTAacggttttgtttgttttatataaggAAATATGAGTTACTCTCTCTTTAAGAATCAGCAGTTTTGTCCGGTCCTTCCTTTCAAGGTATCCAAAGTTCCATAAGAACTTCAGGGTAGCACAGTCAAACCTGACGCCTTCTGTAGAGCATGCCCTCTTTGTGTTGACAGTGTGGGacgagaaacacacacattgcacgCTGCACCCGGTAGGGGATATTTGCGGAGCTGTAGTCCGCACAATTGTTGCCCTATGTTGGCGAAATCGCGGCACTCTCCACCCGGTGTCAGGATCGACTCTCCCACCGTCTTCCTTGGATTAGCACGCCTCTTCCTTAGCCTCTTGTCCGGTCATACACTGCCCCGGcgatgcttctctctctcttcttcacgGACACGCGCGCTGCTCTTTACAGTAGACTCTTGGCCACACGGCGTACGTTTTCACTATAAATGCACTGGTCCAATGAATAAGGCCACGTCTCGTACTGATGTCTCCAGTTGTTTTTATTCGTATCTCTTATCCTCTCAAGACACCgtgaaaactataaaaataacacaaaacacaacaagtcaaaaaatatctctctctatcatccACAGTCTCAAGTTTCTCTCAGTACACAGGCCCAAGCATGGCAATAAAAGGCacactaaatgtttttataaagaaTTCCCACAAATGCCACACAAATATGACAATTGAAACCACAAAACAAGGCAAAACAGTTACCGTGTGCGCCTCTTGAACCATGCAAATTACTTTCTGGCTGTATGTCTTCTTTGTAGCCACGTTGTCGTTCTCCGTTTACATCTCTTCTCACCCATAATGCAGCACACCTCCCCAAACACTGACCTATGAccttaactttcaaaataaaagatgaaatctGTCTCCGAGACAGTTACAGCCCCTATTATAGGACACACAAGAAATGTTGGCTCCATTATGTAGGCACTTATGCTGCCCTGGTGGTGGTGTGATTTAGTTTCTTTGTATCTTCAAAAAGCAATATGTatgagaaatgaatgaatgaaatgaaaataccCACAGCCgattaagattaagattaaaATTAAGTCCCTTTTTGGAAGTCATGATTCACAAACTCAGTTCAGTTCATGTCCTTGTAATTTCCTTCCTTTGAAACAAAGAGATGCATGAGGTGAAGAGGCAATGTGACCTTAAACTACATGCTCACTTTAAAGgtctcactctgcagcagcATTTAAGTGTAGCATTCATGTCAGTATTGCAAATAGTAGCAAAATGTTTTAAGTTGGAAATGCAGTTTAATTTGACACTGTGgtactatattttttttaaacttgttcCTCATgcaaacttaaaaatgtttacaCTGAATCAAATATTCAAACTCATGTTAGTTATCATGTTCTTAACTCATGCATTAAATATACACCTGGCCTGTTGACTAGCTACACAgctttaaagaaaatgtgtttcatgtcCTCCAGCTAATGTGTGTTAGCTGGaggtgattagcttagcttagcataaagacataaaacaggGGGAAATAGCTAGCCTGGCTCAAATAAACCCTCACTTTTTCATATGTAATTTCCAGAgtaatatattgtattgtagtcAGGCTAATATGGTTTTAATTATAGTGTTTGTTTAATCAGTACACACATAGAAAGTTGGTGGTTTTAAGGGGAGCCACTTAGTGTGAATATATTTCTTGAATTCTCTGGTCACAGTGAGGTTACTATTTGTGATACCATCAAACAGTCCTACTAATAAGCAGAAACATGAATAACTTCTCATGCTTTCGTTTCTCCCGATGGAGATCAGCATTTAATCGGATTAATGTACCACAGTGCACATGGCACCAGCTTGTTGCCAACAACTGTGATCAGTTCTGTGAGGACTTCACACTACAGTATAACTGTACATATACGGCTGTATGTTGGTTACCATTCATTCAAGTAAAGAGTCTCATTGACACTTAAGTAAATATAACACAACGGGGAAGGTACGTGTTAAGCATGTTAGTGATATTTCACAGTTTGAATTCTAACAGTTGCTATGTTTAGACACCTGGTTTTCTCACAGTGTTCTCTGAAAACAGAAGCTTATTATCAACACACCAGAAAATGACACACCTTACATTCATGTGTGTGAAGTAGACAATGGAagctacttcttcttctccttcttcttctttttgaatTATTGGGGTTTTTCATGTTGCTACCTGTAGTTGGACTGCCATTTGTTAAGTGGAAAAAGCAATCATGTTTAGTGTTTGCTCTTTATCCCCATTGGCTGCTGTGAATATGGTTGCCAAGGTGTCCCTCAAGTGCCAGGCCAGTGTTTCATGAACAAAAGGATGAAGGGATTTTATAGACAATGCTAGCTctgactgttaaaaaaagagtcCCAGTGTTTGTATGAAGACACTCACAATTGTATTATTTACAGTTATGTCTGTGTTATTGTCTCTATTGTCTTAAGATTTATCAAAATATGACATAATTCTGACCTAAGATACAATAACATGTCtcataatacaaaaaataatctaaactaATCTAAACTCTTGTGTTTAGAGCTGTGATCCTATACATTACTTGTATTGTAACCTCTGGGAGGGGTGACATCACACCATTGCAGCTGTACTATAGGTGGATACACGACTGCTGTTGTGTATTATATAAACTTTTCACACAGTTCTGCTcagctctgtctctttcttcatcttcttttaattttcctgctgcttttttcccttctcctccccctcttcctctcctcacaggaaaaacagcagcaatgtttgttttttaaaccttttactACAGTGAAACGGCAGTAGTTGTAGAGAGGTCAAACAAAATTAGGGATGAGATATGGGGATTGAAATGCACCAAAAGTCCCTTGCTAGACTCAAATGGGGCACATATTCTGTTCAGATGTTAAAACAACCTATGTTTACCCGACAAATAACTCTCAGTTATTAATGAACTATGATGTTTGTTGCTCAGAGGCAAATGCGGAGGAAGTGAGTTGTTGTTTTAGCACTGGAATACTTCAGGGGAGATGGGGTCAGAGTGGATGATTTTCCATCATGTGATTTTGACAGCAGTAATTTTAAACCTAGTTAATTGTATGCCTAAACCAACCAACTAAACCTTAACCATAAAGTTGGCAGGCCAGAAAACGATGATATGAATCATTTctgtaataatcatttaaaacagactCTGGCAGACAATGTCAATgtcatgttttcttgttttccccTTCCCTCTACTCTTCCTTTATCTTCTTCTCTCTACTTTAAAAAGGCAGTTAAGGTAATCCATTTCCTTAATCAATCATCTTTTATATAattctgaaaaaaatatgtatgaatGAGTATGagtatgtatgtttgtgctaATTTCATTATCCAATCCGAGTCAGCTTCATGGAATGAAGAGGCTGAGTGTAGTTCATTAATTACTGCTTTGTTAGTGTTTCCCAGTAATTCTagtcctgtgtgtgttactaaaatcgacacacacagtgaaaagcTGGCAGCAAAGCACACCATGTTCCCTTAAACACAGCTTCTTCCAGCTCCATCTAAAAACCTCTCTGGCCGAATTTCAACAGCCTTTTCTACCAAAATTGATTGCTACATCTGACCTGGCTTTTATAGCACAGATCCTCTTGCAGGACTACTGCATTTATCTTTGCAAGGCAGTaattcaatgttttttctttgcacACCAATTGATGGCGATtgcatatttttctctctctgaccgcGGCCTgtttttcaacatttacagACATCACATAACctcaggaaaaataaaacaggttTCCTCACCAGAGATCATCATGCTCTGTTCCTGACTATAAAAGCACCACTAACACTCTGGGTAATTACATTTTGAGAGGTTGGTATTACACGTATCCCTCTGCAACCTGACATCAGTGCTCCACAGGGAATGTAAAGTTCAGCTTTTTAAACCTAATTAACAATTACTGTTACATCGCTCCAAATTATGGGATCTTAACGTTAAAATGCCACAGTTTCTCTTCATGCACCTGATTGTATTAGGTTTaactaacaaaaacatttctacCAAAAGGTATATATATTCAAAATGCTATTACAATAttacaattattcttcaaatgaTAACAACCCTATCTTGACAAAGCCACAAAGATGTATTTATTACTTTGGACTGGATCTATTGATGCACACTGTGTCCTACCATTAAGTCTTTTAGCATaatataaatgtgatttcaagGAGACAAGTCTCATAGTCTTCAATTTTTACATATTTCCAcagaaaatagatttttaaaggAGGAAATCTGCTTAAAGTGATTGTCACCTAGATTCTGTGTTGCTGCCATTCCTGCTGCAAGAAGAGGTTCTGTTAATAGTCAATGTGGTTCTCTTTACAGGAAGTTCAGGAACTCTTCCAGTAATAAAAGATTGAGAGAAAAATGGgagcaaagtaaaaaaaaaagctggctATTATGTATCATAGTCCCCCTaagcaatgaaaaaaagacaaactaaaGTATTTGTGCTGCAATTTGTGCTTTTCAAATATCCATTCATGGTGCCCAGAggtagcctgggtaaacccatgctctctttccagtGACATTCCACTTCGCTGGAAAGCTAACCCTATGCTAACCCTACCTCAATTGTGGCAGGGTCTGGCGTTAGCCAGGCTAGCTCAGAGGATGAACCCCAATGAATTTGGTGATCCACAAACTTTGAATTAGTCAGTGGAATATGTTGGTTTACAAATCCAATAACATTGCCATCAGCCTCAGCTACATTGTGGCtattgctaattagcaaatgttagcatgctaacataaaCATGGAAAATGTATGCCTGCTGAGTGTCATGTTAGCTTTGTCACTGTGATGTTAACATTTAGCTCAAATCATTGCTGTGCATAAGTACAGCTTCACAGAGTTGATAACATGCCTGGAGACTCTTGCACTCATTAGTCTGtgcatatgtttttttcccccctcaattTATATTCTCTGCATGCAGTTTTCTTTCACAATGTCTGCCCTAGATAGAAGGCACTGACTAAGACATGGTGGATAAGTCACCTGTTCATTGTTCATTAGTGTTAGCGCACAGACCAATGGACAATTAGGAGTCTCCAGGTAACCTGACTATTAAACAAAGATGAGAGGGACATGGAGAAATCTAGGTGTATATAAATATTCAATACTTTAGATGTTTAAGGATATGTTAACAACCAAACATGATTGAAGAGGTTTCTTCAAACTTTGAAGGCTTTCTATGGTTGTGTTCAACTGAACTCTGACAACAGTGACAATAGAATTGTGAGGCACCAAATAATGGCAGCAGTAATTGTCCACTCACACAGTTGGTTCCATATGAGAAACTCTATACCAAATACCTAATTTAATTCCACATATTGACATCTATGCTGGCATTAACTCATCCTAATAAAACCTGAACATAAACTTATGACAAGTCATTCGGTTACAGGAAATTGAGGGAGCAACaaagtcattttatagtcacaTATTCCATATATGCCCTGATCACGGATGTCTACGAATAAGCAGCACATATAAACGTTTAGTGCTCATTCAGTCTGCATACAACACTACTACTCTTCTGCCTGCTTTCAGAAATGTAACTCCCTCCACCTCAACAAAGTTCCgttgtttattgattttgcacGTTTCTTTTTAATGACTGTTCATGCTCCTCaaatgttgtgtgtgtcaggctCTACCAAAGGATTTGTGAGCTCAGGGACAGTCTGCACAATGCTCAATCAGATTGGTTTCGGAGCATGACATTAGCAGACACAAGCAAAAATGCATATTGTCGTAATAAATAGTTCAAATTTTGATATGGGTTTCCTGACTGAGGTAtactcaaacaaacacaaagatgtgattaattgttttttactaCCAGGGTTTGGATATCAGAGACTGTGTGTGATCTCATTCTGAAGCTCTTCACCTATCTCCCCCCACTCTCCCCACAGGAAATGCCACGGTGTTGTGGTGCACCTGCTGCACgaatgtttttaaatctgtgaCCAATCGCTTCATCAAGAACCTGGCATGCTCGGGGATCTGCGCCGGCCTGGTGTGCGTTCCCTTCGACGTGGCGCTCGGAGCCAGTCCTCGCTGCTGTTGGTGGCTCCATACTCTGCTGCTGTGCAAGGCCATCAAGTTCCTCCACAAACTCTTCTGTTCCGTCACTGTGCTCAGTTTCAGTGCCATTGCACTCGACAGGTCAGTTTGGAAAACATGCTTGAAATGATTTACATTTCAGTTTcgtgtgtatgttgtgtaaaaagaaagaatgtgGTTTGCATTTGAAATCCACCTCttacaaaacaggaaaaatctgTGGTGCTTTATTTTTTgagcacacacaacacagttcTGCAGCCTGAACCACCGACTTTCAAATACATGTTTGAAAAAGGCTAGTGGGCACCTCCCACTCACTTGGCTGGATTTGGAAGTACCACTTGAGAGAAGTGGATGATTTAAGTAGATTGACTGATCAGTTCATCAATATATATTGCTTGGCCAAGTCAGCTGTATGAGTAATTCTCATCCTGAAAAATGGAGATTTGGAAGTACAAACATCAAGGCTGCACAAATAGAACGACATTAAACAAGGGTCTGGtagactgtttttgtttttgttttaagtgAGAAAGTCTTTTCCAATCTCCATCTACACCCTGTGGTGTAGTTGAGAGGGTTTGGGGGATGGGGGGTTGCGATCAATGGAGCATGTGTATGACACGCTGAGTGGCCGTGTCCCAAGCCTCCCTGCGGTGCTAAAAGCTGCATCCAAAAGCAGCCTCAgatccctctcacacacacacgcacacacacacacacacagagccaggtTTTTAGAAAGTCATGAGTCTTCTAGCACTACCTGACCCAGATGATAGAAATTAGCCGCCACCTAAAcccttaaaaaaatacaaaatttcacattttggttgttatttatgtttttaaagcttaTATTTATACTGAGAGACATTTCCTATATTTAGTATGGCCAAATTGTATGTTATgtcaaaacagattaaataaagacGGAGTATTACAACTTTCATGAAGTTAGGATTTATAACAGGactttttattagttttatctATGTGTACCTAATACACTGGCAAATGAATACAGAGAGcttataatacatttatactTTGAATAAACCATGATAGCTTCCTACATTGGACTCAAGGGTCAAGATCCCCTGATCTTGGTGAGGGCATAGATGGAATTCCAGTGAACTAATCAAAGGGCTATGTCATCATAGCTTATATATATGGACTGTTTCAGTATTTAGAAATAAACCTACTTGTTGTAAACCAGTAAAATTATAGTTTAGAGGTAGCCCCCTCATTCTGGGTGTTTTAATTTGTGCTGCTGTTTCTTCAAAATAAACCACACACTTGATATTTCATTAGTGCACATCTAGTATTTAATATATCAAGTCAGTCAAAAAGATGATTGACTTCGTTACACTATTAAGCTTCATTCAGAAACCATAAAGGACTCCATCAAATACTCATAAGCTCACAGAGTACATTGTAACAAATTAACAGTgggttaatttatttttcatggaGATTGCAGTCAGATACTGCATTGTTCCGGTCTCGTCTCAGCCTTGGTTTCACTGCTACAAAGATTATATCGCCTCCATAGCAACTAATACAGTCAGAAAGCTATCAAACTGATGAATAATTTATTCCCTAGGAGGGCAAATGAGACGGTAGATATACAGGCAAGCTGAGACTGCAGCACACTTATAGATACACACTCCAGCATGTGCCGATGAAAAGACAATCCAGGGAAATAAAGTCTCTCTATGCAATTTGTTTTGCTTACAATGaaggggcaaaaaaaaagaaaagatgagagaCAATCTACATATTATTATctgtgatagagagagacagatatagCTTTGCTGTTGTGGGTTTATATTTAAAACACCCACATGTTTTGAACTTCTGCATAAGGCAACACATCACAGACAAAATGGTGCTAAAAAAATCCTGTCATCCAATTCCAGTAAAATTATGAGTGTTGAATAtgcaacaccccccccccccctctctctctctctctctctctctctctctctctctctctctctctctctctctctctctctctctctctctctctctctctttctctctctttctctctacaaGTAAGTTTACAGAGTTGAATATTCCCTTATTTGGTGAAGACAATAGTATTTAAGATAGGTTACCTCTATTATTGGGTTCTTATTAACatcttcacattaaaaatggcaaacaaaacaaaatgatataTATAAGCCCCACTAACACACAGTCATTATGTTAAGAGGCAGAAGAATACATTTGGTCTTTAtacatttcactgaaaaacCACCTCTTTCACTTTTGTAGCTGATACAATGGGATGCATTCATTTTGTCTTCCGAGCAAAATCATTTGATGCTCTTCTTCAGTGGATCATAGTTTCAGTTTTACTTGACTTAGTTGATTAACTTCATAGCTACATGTAATTATAGAAATGTTTTGTCAGAGCAAGATACATCAGCTAGTGTTACTGGTGTGAGTATATTATGCACTGCATTCTGGCAATATGATACTTTTATGCTAACAGAAGTGTCTGTTTTGACTCCAGGTACTACTCAGTGCTTTACCCCTTAGAGAGGAAGATCTCCGACGCAAGATCCAGAGATTTGGTCATCTACATCTGGGTCCACGCAGTGGTGGCGAGCCTCCCTGTGTTTGCTGTTACCAACGTGACGGATGTGTATGTCACTTCGTCTTGCTCACACGACCATGCTCAGTCTCTAGGCCACATGGTTTACGTGTTGATCTACAACATCACCACAGTGATCCTCCCCCTTGCTCTCGTCTTTCTTTTCATGCTGTTGATCCGCAGAGCGCTCAGTGCCAGCCAGAAGAAGAAGGTAATCATTGCAGCACTGCGAACTCCCCAGAACAGCATCTCCATCCCCTACGTCTCCCAGCGAGAGGCTGAGCTTCACGCCACCCTGCTGGCTGTGGTGCTGGCTTTCTCTGCCTGCAGTGCCCCCTATGGGGCCTTGGTGGTTTATCGTACCATTTTGGCAGACATGAAGGAGCTGCCCATCTCACTATATCTCACTGCCCTTTGGCTACCCAAGGTGTCTCTGCTCACCAACCCGCTTTTGTTTCTGACTGTTAACCGCTCAGCGCGCCACAGCTGGCTGGACCTGCTGGCCAGGATGCACAGACGTTACAGCCGCCGTAACGTGGTGAGCACCGGGGGTCTGGCATCTCTTGGGGGGGAGGGTGTGATAGGGGAGCCAGTGGGACTGGAAACAGCAGGTCGCTCTGGGAGCCAGCTGCTGGAGATGTTCAACATCGGCCAGCAGCAGATCTTTAGACCttctgaagaagaggaggaagaggaggaagtagagaatGAAATCCCTTCTCAAGGATCAGGAGGTTGCTCTGCAACCAAAGAGGACCACAAAAGTGGGTCGAGATTAGGGAGCTTTAGAGGGGAGGTTATCACCAAAAAAGACTCTCTGCAGGGGCCAGTTGGAGGGCTTGTCATCACCAAGGAGGGCCCTCCTTCAATAATAGCTCCCCGGGCCTCTCCGGTCCACACATGTGCTTACGCCTCTTCATCGCAGGTGGCACCAGCTACGCCTACAGAAGCTGAGGATGCCACACAATTTGGGTTTGGACCCTTTGAGCTGCCTCCTCAGTGGTTACCTGAGACCAGAAACAGCAAGAAGAGGTTGCTGCCTCCATTAGGCAACACACCTGAGGAGCTGATCCAGACCAAACTGCCCAGACCGCGTCCTGAACGACGAATAAGCAGAAACAACAAGGTCAGCATCATCCCTACTGTGGACCCATGAACTATTCCTGCTGGCCTCTGATCTACAAAATCGGACGCAGCTCATTACAGGGAGCACCACTGGGGTCGATGAGGCCTTGGCAGGGTATTGATATGTCAAGCTGCTTAATGAGATGCTCGGTTTCTTTGGTTAATTTAAACCTTttcacctttttgtttttggaatTTTTCAGATGCAGTTGTAGCCACTGTAGAAGTGCCAAAGTGGCACAGCTTTTTTCTTGTTGGACAGAAATCAatttgatattaaatatttattatgctgGGAGAAATATTTCTGCCCAATCCAATCATATGTTTAGCAACCTTTGCAATATCTACTTGATTAAGAAGGCAGATACCTTTTTTATTAGAGCTCAGCTGGGATTAGTAGTTAaattaaacacactgtacaaaTCCAATAATCATCAGAGATGCACTGACACTGGATGATACGTTTCGATAGGAAATAATCAAGCGAGGGTGTTgaacctcaaaaaaaaaagaaaagaaagtgtttTATGCTGTGATTTCACTCTGTAAATGAACACATCCCATTGTGAATTATTTCACAAGTTTTACTTCAATATTTGGAATGAACTCGTCCCTTGGTGGCCTTTTTCTCAAGTCCCACTTTTGGAATGTTCACATTTCTTCTAATGTGGTAGATGTTGTTGTcatttgtacttttactgtcaGTGAATTTGATAAGATGAAAATGCAGATGTACAGTATGCAAATACatgttataaaaatgtgaaattttcagacttcagctgtttgttaagctgtttatttgtgtatgaTATGGAGAATCATTGAGAATAttagaaacaaaagaaaatcacCCAGGCTGGGGATCTCTTAGCAAGTCCCCTTTGATCAATTTTATTGATTCTCTTCAGGGTTTGAATCAATTCGTCATTCAAATGAttgtaaaataacacaaataaaagcagAGATAGGAgcacacattttatttgatacACCATGAAAAGCTTTGTGAAATGTGGTTTTCAATTTCAAATTTCACTGACTCTTACGCTGTCGCTGCCGGCTCTGTCTTCTTTGTGATGCATAATGCAATAGCAGCAGCGTGGACCTGAAGCTTTGGCTGAGGTAAACAGAGTCGGGCCGCACTTCAAATATTTGTCAAGCCGTAACTCCCTTCGGTGCTACCTACAATCCCCTGCTATGTCCACAAAGAACCTGAATCCGTGCTGCATCCTGCCCTTGCTGTTATCTGACAATGTGCAGTC
This genomic interval from Scomber japonicus isolate fScoJap1 chromosome 17, fScoJap1.pri, whole genome shotgun sequence contains the following:
- the gpr176 gene encoding G-protein coupled receptor 176; the protein is MESGSRAATVGDGAANISAAHLWLDLVNASSPPTRWDSSPPAEGTGLEDQQWLFREQAYRDFTTTIQVFILIGSLLGNATVLWCTCCTNVFKSVTNRFIKNLACSGICAGLVCVPFDVALGASPRCCWWLHTLLLCKAIKFLHKLFCSVTVLSFSAIALDRYYSVLYPLERKISDARSRDLVIYIWVHAVVASLPVFAVTNVTDVYVTSSCSHDHAQSLGHMVYVLIYNITTVILPLALVFLFMLLIRRALSASQKKKVIIAALRTPQNSISIPYVSQREAELHATLLAVVLAFSACSAPYGALVVYRTILADMKELPISLYLTALWLPKVSLLTNPLLFLTVNRSARHSWLDLLARMHRRYSRRNVVSTGGLASLGGEGVIGEPVGLETAGRSGSQLLEMFNIGQQQIFRPSEEEEEEEEVENEIPSQGSGGCSATKEDHKSGSRLGSFRGEVITKKDSLQGPVGGLVITKEGPPSIIAPRASPVHTCAYASSSQVAPATPTEAEDATQFGFGPFELPPQWLPETRNSKKRLLPPLGNTPEELIQTKLPRPRPERRISRNNKVSIIPTVDP